The window CTGAAAACATGCAGTTATATGAGGAGTTTTTCAAACAGCAAAGCCAGCTTAAGAGGTTCCTGCCCTACTTGCAACTTAGCCATCCTCCACCACCCCCTTCTCAAACTCTGCCAATGGAGCCATCTGGGGAGCTCTGTTATAAGCTGGATTGCTGAAACAATCGAGGCAAAAACAACTCCTTATGCTAGCTTTGATGCCAGGAGAAATGTTTGTCTAACCAGTGGTTGATCACCAGCTCATGACATTCCAGGCAGCTATAAATCTCCCAACCAGTCTCCCCTGTCAGGTTGTTTAGGGCTATTCTTTGGCGAATGCCAAGTCTCTTAGGATTCACAGGCTGAGAAGGACCACAGAGTAAAGAGAAGAGTTGTGGGAATACCAGACTGAGAGAAGacacattaatttaaaaataaaaggtattCTAGAGAAAGGCTAGGGAATAGTGATGTCTTTGTTTATTGATAAACAGGCTGAAAAAACAGCCTGATGATTATTGGAGTGGGTGGAGGGTATATTCAGTACTCTTgggaagcaggcagacagagAGGAACAGAGGCCTCAACTGGTCTGAGAGGGGAAAATTATGGCTGGGTGAATAAAGTAAGAAAAAAGCATAttgattttctcctttccttctcgtagggggaaaaaaaccaaacaaatccaGCTATATGCCTCAATTAGGGCCCTCTGAAAGGCTGACCATGGCAAACCTCACGGGCGCGGAGCCAGTGCACTGGAACTGGGGAATGCTCTCTCCAATAAACGTGCACCGGCACTAAACTAGTAACGCTGGAGTCTTTTGCACATGTTTTACCTTCCCAACACAGAAAgtgtaattgatttttttcctaagtaaACCCCCTCTATACCTCTGGTATGTATAAGCTAAATAGCTGTGTAATTGCTTCTATCTTTTCTGCCCCCAGACTAACTCCAATTTCTTTCCTATTTCTTCATAGAACACAGCATTCACTCTGGCTAGGTATGCCAGTAACCTATCATAACTGCTTTAGTCTGCTAGCCACCTTCCTGAAACGGATTTAACATTGGCAAGGGCAAGACTGTCCTGCTGCAAGCATTTCCTTGCCTCCAATTCTGTAAAGACTCTTTACTGAGGCCATGAAAACTGCCAAGAGAAGATTTTAATTCAGGGATCCCTATTGCTACAGTGAAGCGGAGAAATAACTGAGAAAACAACTCAGAATGATTACATCCTATTTCATGCGAGACGCTCCTATCAAAATAAAAGACCCTCACATGGAAGCAAACTCTCACACAGCATTATTTAACAGACAAGGAACTGTGCATTATGAACAAGCTCAGCAGAAATCATCTCCGCTTGCACCTCATACCAGAGGCCCCCACGAGCAGCCAGTCCAGTTgtcagagagagaggaagaggcttCCACAGATGACTGGACAGTAATCCGCCACGGAGAACTGTCTGGTTAATAAATCTGTCCTCCAAATGCGAATCCTTCACATGGAGGTGTCAGTTCCTTTCCTCTGTGGGTACGGCCTGAAAAAGGTGGAGGCAGCTACACTTGTCATGAATGCAATGGGCTGGGGTTAAGAGGCAGCTGAGAGTATTTTGGGAGGAGCCGGCACAGTGTGCTCCCTTCGCCCTGCCTGGGCAAGTATCCCTCCACATATCTTTTACCTATACACAGCAAACGCTGATACTGAAAGAAGAGTCTCTGCTATTTTCCTATTAGGAATGTGTCAAGCAAGACTGCCAATAATATCTATTTTTTAAGCTCCTTTTGGCAAATTGTACTGTCAGATGGTTCACAGTAATAaagttccactttttttttttttaaacaccccaCACAAAAAGGCAGAGTTTCTAAATCCAAACTGCTCAATCCAAACTGCTCATGCatgtgaaaggaagagagaacagATCAACAAGCGTGGCCTTCTGGAAGTTTTTGCTCCCCAGTTCTCAAATCACTtttgtttttgctcttttttttccttctctttcttaaaTTGTGAAGGGCTTGAACTGAAAGAAACCAGAAGCCTGTGAATGTCCGTAGCCATTCACTTGGCGCCCTTGGCTTTCCAAGGTGCTAGCTCATGCATGGTCAGTGGGATAGAGCTCGGCTGTCCAAGCTGCACCCTCTACACAACAGCTCCTCCAAAGACCACCTCCAGGCCTTGCGTTGCAACGCTCCTGCAGTTAGAGCTAAGATGAGAAAGAAGCAGAGGAGCTCCTCTCCCCAAGAAAAGTCAAAGTACTGTGCAAACTAATCGCTCCAATAGAGCAAGAAAGCTTTGCACACTGATTAAATGAAGGACTCTTGTATGGTCTTGTTTTCCCTTAAATACAGCAGATCAGCACATGTCTTCCATGGTCCTCTAGACACACAGGAAGATATTCAGGAGGTTCATCACTGCTGTTCACCTACCGCAAAGCTTCCCCTTGAACATCTAACTGCGAAACAGAGAATGAAAACTCAATTAAAGATGAAAGGGCCATTCACCAGCAAATTATGCACCATAAAGTCAAAAGACACTGACTCCTTCTTTCCATCCTttccccagaaaaaaagaaagttggaaGTAAGCTGCAGACTGCATGAATGCCTCTTTTAACCTCACCATTGGGATACTCTCCATATTATTCTGAAGTTAATAGAATACTTTCAATAATTTATAGCTAACCTTTTATCCTATAATATTTTGAAATCTACTCCCTTATACtaataaataaacaaaggaaaaggGGCACTTTGCGTGGAACCTGCTCCATGAGTCAGTGCATATGTACATGTCAGTAGGCAGAGGTACAGGCAGAAGCCTGCAGAATCACAAAGGATGACAGAAACAATGCTTACAGGTTCAAATGCCCCCAGAGTTGTGGAAAAGAAGCTCTGAGAAAAACCACAACAGTCATCTgaaaaaattaatctgaattaaCTAACATTTGAGGACAACATTTGAACAGGACTTATGTCACAACCCAAACCTATACATGTTCTCTTGGTGGAGGCCAAAAGAAAATGATACTTACTTAGGTCTGGGGGGAGCCCAACCAATTTTACATATTTAAAGCATTAAAATCAAGATGTTCCTGGGTCCAGGATCCTACCTTTACTATTTCAAAATATAATTCCTTGAGTTGctatttttttttgctctgagaaatacatttaaaaataaaaataaacaatttcacTAGGGTTACTGTACCACAGCGAAAAGTACAACTCTGATTCACTCCTGATCTGTCCCACACCTCAGATCTTCAGTGCATGCATATGGATCTTGCAAAgacatttctcccccctcccctgcagTAATATTGCTCCATTGACTGCAAAGTGCTTTGCCCTATCCCAATATAACACAGCTTGACTACGTGAGGCCTTGGCTGCTGAGAAGAATCCATCTGTTGCGACTTCAAAGAAGACATATTCCACCTTGGTTTGCTTGATTTGTCATTAACCTCTCTTATGTCTAAACTGAGCAGGATGCATAGCATCAGATGTGTGCTGACAGGGATGCAGCTGAATGACTTTTATAGCTTAGACTCATTTCCCCCCACACCTCCAAATTTATCTTGGTTTTGCCTGTTGCACACCAAAACATAGCAAGCCATCACAAGCCAAATTAATATTATTAGTGTGCACTAACTATTAAGTGTTTGGTGCAAACTCCAATAAAACTAAGGAACCAAGTATTTTACCACATCTACAgggcactgacctgtttgcccaTCTCCCCTGTTCTCAAAGATCCTTCAGCCTGGTACCCAACTCTGTGATGAAGCCTGTTTAGCACCAGTGAAGTTCCCCACATTCAGACTGACAACGTTCTGGGCTGAGATGAGGGAATCAAAGTTAAAATCCAACCCATCTGCATCCATGAGTTCACTGCGGATAATGGACTCCATGTCACACTCCAAGCTCCCATTGAAAATATCCAGGTCCAAGTCACTTGGGAATTTCTCGTGTCCCATGACTGGGAGGTTCACGCTAGAGGAATACAAAGAGGAGCCTGAGAGCGGGTCAGAAAGTGTTTGCATAGACTGATTGACAGGTGACTGCTGATGTTTGGTGGATCCCAAGCTGTTTGAGTCATTTAAGCCAATGTTACTGATGGAATTTGACAAGGCACGGCTGCCACTAAGAGAGGAGTTGTGAGACTGGTGCTGGTGATGGGGCAGGCTCTGATTGACCAGACCGCCCTGGCTGGACTGCGCGGCAAATGACATCATGGGGTCATTGCGGAGCATGATATTCCTGCGGGAATTCTGGGCGGACACAGCTGTGCTGGCTTGTGACATGAGTGGGTCAGACTGTGTCATCATGACATCGCTGTGACTAAGTGCATCAGAGGCAAGAAGATCCTGCAGCGTCTGGTTGTTATAATGAGAAATGGAAGAGAAGGTGGCCTGCTTGTTCTCCTGAATGGTTTGCATGGGCGACTGGCGAAGGGAGTTCAGGGACGATGGCCCGAATACGGCATTGTTGAAACTACTTGATGGAGAACCCAGCCCTGAACCTTTGGAACCATATGGAAAACTGGAGCTTCTCTGCATTATACCTCCCGTGGATGACTGCTGGGAGGAAGGGAGTGTTATATTGTCCAAGAGATCATCCATGAGGTTATCTGTCAGTCCATCATTCAAATTCATTGTCCCAGCCATATCAGTCAACCTAGGTAACTCCACAGTACATGGTTTGTTTACTGATGGGGACAAGCTCGATGGACTACTGTACAGCATAGGAGAAAGCGGAGCATCGTCATCTTGAACGTCATCTAGTTCGGTGCTTGCCAAAATTGGTGACAAGCGGCCACTTATCGTACTGGCGTTTGAATTTGTACGGGAGCGAAAATCTGTCCATGCATCCAGCTCATCGCTGCTGCGGGAAGTTGGACTCCCTGGCCACTTGGAGAGCTGAGAAGGGCTGTCCTCACttgcctcttgggcagtttgcaGGGCTGCCTTTTTCTTAGCTGCCCGCCCTCTGCTCTTTGTGTACTTGTTGCTATTGTCCATTGACACAGCACGTCTCCGTGGTGCTTTCCCACCTTTTCCACCATCTGGATTGATCATCCACCAAGAGCTTTTCCCAGTGCCTTCATTCTGCACCCTGATGAATCGGCTGTGAAGTGACAAGTTGTGCCGGATTGAATTCTGCAGGAgaggaataaaacaaaaaggTCAAGACCAGCACTACTTCTTTTGCTACCCAAATCTCAGTCACAAAACCAACATCACATGAAAACACCAACATGAATAAAAACATTGAGCTCTTGTGGACATCACCATGGGTTTCTTGGGTGGGGGACAGAGGAGGGCTGGCGCGTGACTGCAGATTGCCTGcatgctgctgcaaagcaagcccTGCACTAGCTGTGCTCTCCTGGTGCCCATCTTTATACCCCCAAAGTTGTATCCGAGGGAAAGGAGCGTGACGCAGCTCCGTCCCTGCTAGCAAGCAGCTAGACAAACTAGGAGCATCAGCATGAGGGTACAACGTGTCCAACTCCTCTTTCCCAACTATTCCTCTACTGGGATGAGGGTAAAACCCGAGGCCACTACCCATGCCCTCAAATCATTCAACAGCAATAGACTCGAGGTAGCTGCATTTCTCCTTTAGTTTCAGTTCAGGACAAAGCTCTACACTATTGACAACCTTGGACGAGTCCCTTCAAAAAACtgcaaaaacactgcaaaaaactGGCTGGAAGGGTGGCCACCCCCACTGCAGCCCCTGCAAATGTCTTTGTTATCCTTTATTGGCATATGCATTTGTGTATTTATCATAACAACTCTTGAGAAAACTACACCTGCTGTCACCCTCCCCGAGAGGCATGCGGCGCCTGAGTAAGTTCTACTTTCTCTCCTGACCAGAGGCACCAGAATTACGCTTGAACCACTGCAGCTGACCAGCTGTCCCCCCGATACAGTATCCTCACAGTCTTCAAAACATGACATGACACAGTGCACAGCGATATCTCTGTCCCTGCATGCTGCCAGATACAGCGTTGTATAAAGTTGTACACGGTTTATAGACTCTAGCAGAGGCTATAAAAGACAGTGTTTTCAGGAGAGGCCAGTGCACAGTCCATTCTTGGTGTTACCTACTCACACTAGCCAGGAACACCCATGCTCCAAAAACCACATCAGCACAAACCAGCCAAAATTACTCCAGAATGAGAAGGCAGAGGAAACCAGCCCGCAGTAGCCCTAGTAAAAGTACTCCAGGTTTATACTGGAATAACAGATCAAAAACCTAACTCTGCTCATCCTACTGATCTTGGGCTTAACATACATCTCAAAAAAGGACCAACAAGTAGTATTTGCTAGTGAGAATGCttccaggcttttttttcttcccacatgCAAGTCAAAGATTTTTGGAGCAATGCCATATTCTCTTGACAAAACAGTTGTGCTATTCCTGCATGCTAAAGATGAGCAAGTTTAAAAAGTTgcatgagtttgtttttttttttaattggcaaacATCAGCTATATctataaaaagtataaaaatacatGTGTTCTACCAGTATGTCTTAAAAACAGAGAGTCAACAGGATCAGAGCATAGTCAAACCCTCCAGAATAAGCATCCCTTCATTCACAAGGCACTGAAGGAGTTCCAGATTTAAATGAATAAAGAACGTATCAATCAACAAATCATGCACAAGCATCTTGACATTTCCATCGTTAGGATAAAGGGATGTTTGACATATATGAACTGAAGACACATTGGATGTATAAAGAAATACAGtccagcttttttttaaataattcttttcagTATAAAATGCCTTTTCCCCTCTAAGTGCTGTGGTTTTTATCagattctgaaatgaaaaaaacgCCTAAAATTCCTCTCACACACAGACAGCAGGCGCATTTGTGATTATCACTTAATGAAAAGAGAAATCATATTGACTCTGGTTCAAAATAGTAACTGTTATGTTTTAAACAATTTGCACAACAGAGCAGACCAGACTTTACAGATATACTCAGATAAGTTTGGGTCagtatttcagctataaagtcaTCTATTTGCAAGGGACTATAATGCCATTAAAATATGCTGGATTGAGTTGCAGCATAATAATGCTTCAGTCTAAGAGGCAAAGagctttttattatttaactgctgatatttttaactgtattttgaGTCTGGCAAAAATCTGTTTCTAACCTCTACTAACTAGATGCCACTGCTTATTTCCTCAGGTTTCTCCCAGCTGGCTGGGGACTGTTGActttttgaaaaataacattttctgagATTCCAGCTTGCACTGCATCAGTGCAGGTAGCTCTCACATTCATCCTGTCTGACTGCAAAGGACaattgcatgcaagaatatttgcATGAGGATCTCTCTTCGCAAAGATCCAATGACAGGATCCACAGAGCTAAAATGCCATACCAAATCACGCTACAGGAGTCCTACACACCATGCTGAACAAGAGCTAAAAATGCTGGATATAAGAATAAACAGAACACTGACTCTTGCTAACGAAACCAGTCttggaaaacacagaaaagaaatagcaGAGGTGGCCTACACAGCATGCTGTGTAGCTTCAAacatgaaaacaaacagcaaagtgCCATCAGCTAACAGTTTTCAACCCATGATATTCTCATAAGATGGCTTATTTCTGCTGGCAGTAACCATAGCATGAAACTATCTGATCTAAAACCACAAAAAATCCAAAACAGTCTATTAGTAAAATTGTGGGATTGAAGCACCTTTCAGGATGAGGGCTCTTGCACGTGTGGATATGTATGTGCACATGTGTAATTTTCTATTATAGCATCTTTTTGCTCAGTTTTGGTAACACACAAGTAATAAAAGAATGTAATAATACTTTTGCATTGAAAATTGGTGGTTATGAAAAAATCCAAGCAGTTTGTTTCCCTTTACATTACGCAATGTGCCATTTATGCTCCAGCccatgttttctttatttttcttctgtaggaAGATTGTTTTCTTAAGCATAATTATGGACCAATTTATTTTTGCATACACCATCTCCACCCGCTGTTCAAAC is drawn from Apteryx mantelli isolate bAptMan1 chromosome 3, bAptMan1.hap1, whole genome shotgun sequence and contains these coding sequences:
- the FOXO3 gene encoding forkhead box protein O3, which translates into the protein MAEASPPGPLSPLDVELDPEFEPQSRPRSCTWPLQRPELQASPAKPAGEPPADAASMIPEEDDDDDDGGGSAMAVGSAAPSGGEAAAAAAAVPEEAARLLAPLPAGGTEGPSLSPGGAAGGGGGGGGLSGGAAAAAAPRKCSSRRNAWGNLSYADLITRAIESSPEKRLTLSQIYDWMVRCVPYFKDKGDSNSSAGWKNSIRHNLSLHSRFIRVQNEGTGKSSWWMINPDGGKGGKAPRRRAVSMDNSNKYTKSRGRAAKKKAALQTAQEASEDSPSQLSKWPGSPTSRSSDELDAWTDFRSRTNSNASTISGRLSPILASTELDDVQDDDAPLSPMLYSSPSSLSPSVNKPCTVELPRLTDMAGTMNLNDGLTDNLMDDLLDNITLPSSQQSSTGGIMQRSSSFPYGSKGSGLGSPSSSFNNAVFGPSSLNSLRQSPMQTIQENKQATFSSISHYNNQTLQDLLASDALSHSDVMMTQSDPLMSQASTAVSAQNSRRNIMLRNDPMMSFAAQSSQGGLVNQSLPHHQHQSHNSSLSGSRALSNSISNIGLNDSNSLGSTKHQQSPVNQSMQTLSDPLSGSSLYSSSVNLPVMGHEKFPSDLDLDIFNGSLECDMESIIRSELMDADGLDFNFDSLISAQNVVSLNVGNFTGAKQASSQSWVPG